Proteins from one Listeria innocua genomic window:
- a CDS encoding aromatic acid exporter family protein — protein MRIGMRTVKTAIAATLAIILAEWLHLEYAVSAGIIAILSVQNTKKGSLQLAIQRVYSTVLALSIAAVFFMLIGYNAVSFGLYLLIFIPLAVRLHVADGIVVSSVLVSHILLEQSLSFFWFKNELLLMAVGAGIAIILNLYMPKMEDELKRSQQKIEAIMRQILTEMTQGLRNQSEYLDEFGLLNQLKGTLDYAQEKAARNLDNQFFASSHYYSQYVDMRLVQYRILTQMKRHLVSFHHSSEQSMALAEITEKTAQTLDEHNTAEDLVAEITTMVHEFRSSKLPETREEFENRAILFQFMNDLRYLLEMKRDFYAEFGLKEKEMTRGR, from the coding sequence ATGCGGATTGGAATGCGGACAGTAAAAACAGCAATTGCAGCGACACTAGCGATTATTTTGGCGGAATGGCTTCATTTGGAATATGCAGTTTCGGCGGGAATTATCGCGATTTTAAGTGTACAAAATACGAAAAAGGGGTCTCTGCAACTTGCGATTCAGCGGGTTTATTCGACTGTATTGGCGCTTTCTATTGCCGCCGTATTTTTCATGCTCATTGGTTATAACGCAGTGAGTTTTGGACTTTATCTACTGATTTTTATTCCGCTTGCTGTGAGACTACATGTTGCTGACGGGATTGTTGTAAGTTCAGTACTTGTATCGCACATTTTATTAGAACAATCGCTATCATTCTTTTGGTTTAAAAATGAACTTTTACTTATGGCGGTCGGCGCAGGTATCGCAATTATTTTAAATTTATACATGCCAAAAATGGAAGACGAATTAAAACGCAGTCAACAAAAAATTGAAGCCATCATGAGACAGATTTTAACAGAAATGACGCAAGGGCTTCGAAATCAGTCTGAATATCTTGATGAGTTTGGCTTATTAAATCAATTAAAGGGTACATTAGATTATGCACAAGAAAAAGCAGCAAGAAATTTGGACAATCAATTTTTTGCTTCGTCACACTATTATTCTCAGTATGTGGATATGCGACTGGTTCAGTACCGAATTTTGACACAAATGAAGCGACATCTGGTTTCGTTCCATCATTCTTCAGAGCAAAGTATGGCGCTCGCTGAAATTACTGAAAAAACAGCGCAGACGTTGGATGAACATAATACGGCGGAAGATTTAGTGGCAGAGATTACAACGATGGTGCATGAATTTCGTAGTAGTAAGCTCCCAGAAACACGTGAAGAATTCGAAAATAGAGCCATTTTATTCCAATTTATGAATGATTTGCGCTATCTTTTAGAAATGAAACGTGATTTTTATGCGGAGTTTGGCTTGAAAGAAAAAGAAATGACGAGAGGACGATGA
- a CDS encoding DedA family protein, which produces METWITSIMADFGYIGIFLLIMIENLFPPIPSEIILTFGGFMTTVSSLNVVMVIIVATLGSVVGAILLYKVASYFGKERLTHIVLKYGRVLRLKESDIERAESFFLKYGSWAVFLCRMIPLIRSLISIPAGMTKMKMSRFLILTTAGSLLWNTVLIGLGALLGESWGEIVVFMDSFSTVIYSIIAVITLLGLGFFFRARFKKTLDEE; this is translated from the coding sequence TTGGAAACTTGGATTACAAGTATTATGGCTGATTTTGGCTATATAGGTATTTTTTTGTTAATTATGATTGAGAACTTGTTTCCGCCTATTCCCTCTGAGATTATCTTAACTTTTGGTGGATTTATGACGACAGTTTCATCACTTAATGTAGTGATGGTGATTATTGTAGCAACACTTGGTTCAGTTGTAGGAGCTATTTTACTTTACAAAGTGGCCTCTTATTTTGGCAAAGAACGGCTAACGCATATTGTTTTGAAGTATGGCCGGGTTTTACGACTCAAGGAATCGGATATTGAACGCGCTGAAAGTTTCTTTTTGAAATATGGTAGCTGGGCAGTGTTTTTATGTCGGATGATTCCACTTATACGGAGTTTGATTTCCATTCCAGCTGGGATGACGAAGATGAAAATGTCACGATTTCTAATTTTAACAACGGCCGGGAGCTTGCTTTGGAATACGGTATTAATTGGTCTTGGCGCTCTTCTTGGCGAATCTTGGGGCGAAATTGTTGTTTTCATGGATAGTTTTTCGACAGTGATTTATAGTATCATTGCTGTTATAACCTTGCTTGGCCTAGGATTCTTTTTCCGAGCACGCTTTAAAAAAACACTAGACGAAGAATAA
- a CDS encoding phosphomannomutase/phosphoglucomutase gives MNQSETKALEALQNGSDIRGIAIATEKYQITLTDERVEKIAYGFAKWLKEEKKVEGQGKVAIGHDSRLSAERLKAALIKGLTFSGIDVVDVGLATTPAMFMATQYEDYDCDAGIMITASHLPFMYNGLKLFTKSGGAEHEDIDYIVAHAGKSFIENGLIAGKVTKQDLLSTYAADLTDKIRAGITDAADKMKPLQGSHIIVDAGNGAGGFFAEKVLAELGADISGSQFLDPDGNFPNHIPNPDNEEAMASLKKAVLASGADLGVIFDTDVDRAAIMDKNGESLNRNPLIAVISSIILEEKPGTTIVTDSTTSGHLQTFIEAKGGKQHRFKRGYRNVINEALRLNANGTPSEIAIEVSGHAALKENYFLDDGAYLIAKILMTYATLRKNGQDLPDLIADLKEPAESEEIRLSITAPDFKAYGKEVLADFLAFVEADADMELEPVNQEGIRVNTKGALGEGWFLLRMSLHEPVMPMNLESDEAGGIKKVKDRLAGFFATKADLKM, from the coding sequence ATGAATCAATCAGAAACGAAAGCGTTAGAAGCACTGCAAAACGGATCAGACATACGTGGAATAGCAATCGCTACGGAAAAATATCAGATTACGCTGACAGACGAACGTGTAGAAAAGATTGCTTATGGCTTTGCGAAATGGCTAAAAGAGGAGAAAAAAGTGGAAGGTCAGGGAAAAGTGGCGATTGGTCATGACAGCAGACTTTCAGCTGAACGATTAAAAGCGGCACTTATCAAAGGGTTGACTTTCTCAGGTATCGATGTGGTGGATGTAGGACTTGCAACTACGCCGGCCATGTTTATGGCAACCCAGTACGAAGACTATGACTGCGATGCCGGAATTATGATTACAGCGAGCCACTTACCTTTTATGTATAATGGACTAAAATTATTTACGAAATCTGGTGGAGCTGAACATGAAGATATTGATTATATCGTAGCTCACGCAGGTAAATCTTTCATAGAAAACGGACTAATCGCCGGAAAAGTTACAAAACAAGATTTACTTTCTACATATGCGGCAGACTTAACGGATAAAATTAGAGCTGGAATCACGGATGCAGCGGACAAAATGAAGCCACTACAAGGAAGCCACATTATTGTCGATGCAGGGAATGGCGCTGGCGGCTTTTTTGCTGAAAAAGTGTTGGCAGAGCTCGGGGCAGACATATCTGGTAGTCAGTTTTTAGATCCGGATGGCAATTTTCCTAACCATATTCCAAATCCCGATAATGAAGAAGCTATGGCTAGCTTGAAAAAAGCGGTACTTGCGAGCGGAGCGGATTTAGGCGTGATTTTTGACACGGATGTAGACCGAGCTGCGATTATGGATAAAAATGGAGAAAGTTTAAACCGTAATCCATTAATTGCTGTTATTTCTAGTATTATTTTGGAAGAAAAGCCAGGAACAACTATCGTGACTGACTCAACAACAAGCGGACATCTGCAAACATTCATCGAAGCAAAAGGTGGGAAACAACATCGCTTTAAACGTGGTTATCGTAACGTTATCAATGAAGCTTTACGCCTTAATGCAAACGGAACACCATCAGAAATTGCTATTGAAGTGAGTGGGCACGCTGCATTAAAAGAAAATTATTTCTTAGATGACGGTGCTTACTTAATTGCCAAAATTTTGATGACGTACGCCACTTTACGAAAAAATGGCCAAGATTTGCCTGATTTAATAGCTGATTTAAAAGAACCTGCAGAAAGCGAAGAAATTCGTTTAAGTATTACAGCACCAGATTTTAAAGCTTATGGCAAAGAAGTTTTAGCTGATTTTCTGGCATTTGTAGAAGCTGACGCGGACATGGAATTAGAACCAGTAAACCAAGAAGGCATTCGTGTGAATACGAAGGGTGCGCTTGGTGAAGGTTGGTTCTTGCTTCGAATGAGCTTGCACGAACCTGTAATGCCAATGAATTTAGAAAGTGATGAAGCTGGTGGCATCAAGAAAGTGAAAGATCGTTTAGCAGGATTTTTCGCAACAAAAGCCGATTTAAAAATGTAA
- a CDS encoding putative RNA methyltransferase has product MLSKMEINKLAMKESMTLLACPICGGEFSFSEPNSFICKNHHGFDIAKPGYLHLLKQVHKTKYDQALFESRKKVIASGFFEKLIERVTEIIAETKKEEVVIYDAGSGEGSHLARVVKNLQEKGRHVQAIGLDIAKEGVKQAARDYPGIVWTVADLANCPTQTETADVILNILSPSNYEEFKRLLKTDGFLLKVVPEANYLRELREFIYVDEKSSYSNESVTSRLAEKLTVEYVERVTYKAPIANELFADFLEMTPLGWHIDKDKKSELLINPPKELTVDLKIIIANRAHLL; this is encoded by the coding sequence TTGTTATCAAAAATGGAGATTAATAAGCTTGCGATGAAAGAAAGTATGACCCTGCTTGCTTGTCCGATTTGTGGGGGAGAATTCTCATTTAGCGAGCCGAATTCATTTATATGTAAAAACCATCATGGGTTTGATATTGCCAAGCCGGGATATTTACATTTACTTAAGCAAGTACATAAAACCAAATACGATCAAGCCTTATTCGAATCACGAAAAAAAGTGATTGCGAGTGGCTTTTTTGAAAAATTAATCGAACGAGTGACAGAAATCATTGCTGAGACAAAAAAAGAAGAAGTAGTGATATATGATGCTGGTTCCGGTGAAGGAAGTCATTTAGCGCGAGTTGTAAAAAATCTTCAAGAAAAAGGACGCCATGTCCAAGCAATTGGGCTAGATATTGCTAAAGAAGGCGTGAAACAAGCTGCTCGAGATTATCCCGGAATTGTTTGGACAGTAGCTGATTTAGCCAATTGTCCAACCCAGACAGAGACGGCAGATGTGATTTTAAACATTTTATCACCTTCGAATTATGAGGAATTCAAGCGGCTGTTAAAAACGGATGGCTTTTTGTTAAAAGTAGTTCCAGAAGCGAATTATTTGCGGGAGTTGCGCGAATTTATTTATGTTGATGAGAAGAGTAGTTATTCAAATGAGTCCGTTACATCTCGGCTAGCAGAAAAATTAACAGTCGAGTACGTTGAACGGGTGACATATAAAGCGCCAATCGCAAACGAATTATTTGCCGATTTTCTTGAAATGACGCCACTTGGTTGGCACATTGATAAAGATAAAAAAAGTGAATTATTAATAAATCCGCCAAAAGAATTAACGGTAGATCTAAAAATCATTATTGCAAATAGAGCACATCTTTTGTAA
- a CDS encoding dihydrofolate reductase — protein MIIFVWAQDRAGNIGKDNKMPWHLPGDLQFFKKTTTGKTLVMGRKTYESLGKALPNRKTIVLTRDNELQLDDAEILHSRDEVLALAETGEPIYVVGGAEIYRLFMDVADKLIVTKIDAEFDADTAFPEVDWENFSEVAKEPHEKDEKNKYNYTFYTYERN, from the coding sequence ATGATAATTTTTGTTTGGGCACAAGACCGCGCTGGTAATATCGGGAAAGACAACAAGATGCCGTGGCACTTACCAGGAGATTTACAATTTTTCAAAAAAACGACAACTGGAAAAACGCTCGTCATGGGACGTAAAACCTATGAATCACTAGGTAAAGCTTTACCAAATAGAAAGACCATTGTGTTAACTAGGGACAATGAATTACAACTAGACGATGCAGAAATTCTTCATTCACGGGATGAAGTTCTGGCGCTTGCTGAAACCGGCGAACCGATTTATGTTGTTGGTGGAGCGGAAATTTATCGTTTATTTATGGATGTGGCAGATAAGCTAATTGTCACAAAAATTGACGCGGAATTTGATGCAGATACCGCATTTCCAGAAGTAGACTGGGAAAACTTTTCAGAAGTAGCGAAAGAACCTCATGAAAAAGATGAGAAAAATAAATATAATTACACATTTTATACGTATGAAAGAAATTAG
- a CDS encoding thymidylate synthase translates to MKQYLDLEKYVLENGTQKGDRTGTGTISTFGYQMRFDLQEGFPIMTTKRVPFKLVVSELLWFLHGDTNIRYLLQHNNNIWNEWAFERFVKSADYKGEDMTDFGLRAERDPAFKEVYQAEMEKFKTRILEDETFANKYGELGNIYGKQWREWKTSQGETIDQLADLIEMIKTNPNSRRLIVSAWNPEDIPNMALPPCHSLFQFYVADGKLSCQLYQRSADIFLGVPFNIASYALLTHLIAREVGLDVGEFIHTMGDAHLYNNHIEQVKEQLSRTPHALPKLVLSDKPATIFDFEVADISLDGYNPDPAIKAPISV, encoded by the coding sequence ATGAAACAATATTTGGATTTAGAAAAGTACGTTTTAGAGAATGGAACACAAAAAGGAGATCGCACTGGGACTGGAACAATCAGCACATTTGGTTATCAAATGCGTTTTGATTTACAGGAAGGCTTTCCAATTATGACAACAAAACGGGTACCATTTAAACTTGTAGTAAGTGAACTACTATGGTTTTTACATGGAGATACGAATATTCGCTACCTTTTACAGCATAATAATAATATTTGGAATGAATGGGCTTTTGAGCGTTTTGTGAAAAGCGCTGATTATAAAGGCGAAGATATGACTGACTTTGGGCTGCGTGCTGAGCGTGATCCGGCCTTTAAAGAAGTGTATCAAGCTGAAATGGAGAAGTTTAAAACGCGGATCTTAGAAGACGAAACGTTCGCGAATAAATACGGCGAATTAGGTAATATTTACGGCAAACAATGGCGTGAATGGAAAACTTCGCAAGGGGAAACAATTGATCAGTTAGCTGACTTAATTGAAATGATTAAAACAAACCCGAACTCGCGTCGTTTAATCGTGTCTGCTTGGAATCCTGAAGATATTCCGAATATGGCTTTACCACCTTGTCATTCATTGTTTCAATTTTATGTGGCAGATGGGAAATTATCGTGCCAATTGTACCAACGAAGTGCAGATATTTTCTTAGGAGTACCGTTTAACATTGCAAGTTATGCACTTTTGACACATTTAATTGCACGGGAAGTTGGACTTGATGTTGGTGAATTTATCCATACTATGGGAGATGCACATCTTTATAACAATCATATCGAACAAGTGAAAGAACAATTATCAAGAACTCCGCATGCGTTACCAAAATTAGTTCTTTCAGATAAACCTGCAACCATTTTTGATTTTGAAGTAGCGGATATTTCACTAGATGGTTATAATCCAGATCCTGCAATTAAAGCACCAATTTCAGTATAA
- a CDS encoding ABC-F family ATP-binding cassette domain-containing protein: MKQLKVENLTKTYGEKSLFENISLTITEGERIGLIGVNGTGKSTLLQIISGSESGDKGSVTKAKDYTIGYLAQDPVFNEEDTVLSAVFDGDTAALRAMRKYEEVLLAMSLDAENTKLHDAYTAASQEMDASAAWDMNTEAKTILERLGITDLTAKISELSGGQRKRVGLAQVLIETPDLLILDEPTNHLDFQSIRWLEEYLNRFKGAVLLVTHDRYFLDRVTNHMVELDRGSAYRYVGNYEKFMESKAIRMENEVRESEKNKNLYRKELAWMRRGPQGRATKQNARQDRFHDLEKKVKTKIDDSELAIDFVTSRLGKDVFELKNLEKRFDEKQVLQDFSLIIQPGERLGITGNNGTGKSTLLNMLAGKLTPDAGEVITGQTVQIGYYTQQNEEMDPDMRMIAYLQEAGEQVTTSGGEVISVSAMLERFLFPPNSHGKKIGSLSGGEKRRLFLLRILMERPNVLLLDEPTNDLDTQTLTVLEDYLESFNGTVITVSHDRYFLDKVVNKLLVFRAIGEVEIFYGEYSDYLKELEAKGKPAKSMKKMANTSAEKSSPEKKEKVKLTYQEQLEWDGIEDAISDLEQDIESLNETLEQTGADFTKAAEISELITAKESELEQMMERWEFLSQYAE, encoded by the coding sequence ATGAAACAGTTAAAAGTAGAAAACTTAACAAAAACATATGGCGAAAAAAGCCTGTTTGAGAATATCTCGCTAACGATAACAGAAGGCGAACGCATTGGTTTAATCGGTGTAAATGGTACTGGTAAATCAACGCTGTTACAAATTATTTCTGGAAGTGAATCTGGGGATAAAGGTAGCGTTACGAAAGCGAAAGATTATACGATCGGTTATTTGGCGCAAGATCCTGTTTTTAATGAAGAGGATACGGTTCTTTCGGCGGTTTTTGACGGTGATACTGCGGCGCTTCGAGCAATGCGTAAGTATGAAGAAGTCTTATTAGCGATGTCGCTTGATGCAGAAAATACCAAGCTACATGATGCCTATACAGCGGCTAGCCAAGAAATGGATGCGAGTGCTGCTTGGGATATGAATACTGAAGCGAAAACAATCTTGGAACGGCTTGGCATTACTGACTTAACAGCAAAAATAAGTGAGCTTTCTGGCGGTCAGCGAAAGCGTGTTGGTTTGGCGCAAGTCTTGATTGAGACGCCAGATTTACTTATTTTAGATGAACCTACCAACCATTTGGATTTTCAGTCGATTCGTTGGCTAGAAGAGTATTTAAATCGCTTTAAAGGAGCGGTATTACTCGTTACCCATGATCGTTACTTCCTTGACCGTGTGACGAACCATATGGTGGAACTGGACCGTGGTTCGGCGTACCGCTATGTTGGAAATTACGAAAAATTCATGGAATCCAAGGCAATTCGCATGGAAAACGAAGTCCGCGAATCAGAGAAAAATAAAAACCTTTATCGTAAAGAACTAGCTTGGATGCGTCGTGGTCCACAAGGGCGCGCCACAAAACAAAATGCTAGACAAGACCGTTTCCATGATTTAGAGAAAAAAGTCAAAACTAAAATCGACGACTCAGAACTTGCGATTGATTTTGTCACTAGTCGCCTTGGGAAAGATGTTTTCGAATTGAAAAATTTAGAAAAACGCTTTGACGAAAAACAAGTGTTACAAGATTTTAGTTTAATTATTCAACCGGGAGAACGTCTTGGTATCACTGGTAATAACGGAACTGGTAAATCGACTTTACTGAATATGTTAGCTGGAAAACTAACGCCCGATGCCGGCGAGGTAATTACGGGTCAAACAGTACAAATCGGTTATTATACGCAACAAAATGAAGAAATGGATCCAGATATGCGAATGATTGCTTATTTGCAAGAGGCAGGAGAGCAAGTAACGACTTCTGGTGGAGAAGTGATTAGCGTTAGCGCCATGCTAGAACGATTTTTATTCCCACCAAATTCCCACGGGAAGAAAATTGGTAGCTTGTCAGGTGGAGAAAAACGCCGCTTGTTCTTACTACGCATTTTAATGGAACGACCAAACGTGTTGCTACTAGATGAGCCGACCAACGACTTAGATACGCAAACATTAACTGTTCTAGAGGATTACTTAGAATCTTTTAACGGTACGGTTATTACGGTCAGCCATGATAGATATTTCCTTGATAAAGTTGTAAATAAATTGCTTGTTTTCCGGGCAATTGGCGAAGTAGAAATTTTCTATGGTGAATATAGTGATTATTTGAAAGAACTTGAGGCTAAAGGAAAGCCAGCAAAATCAATGAAAAAAATGGCGAATACTTCGGCCGAAAAGTCATCACCTGAGAAAAAAGAGAAAGTCAAACTAACCTACCAAGAACAACTTGAGTGGGACGGGATTGAGGATGCCATTAGCGACTTAGAGCAAGACATTGAATCGCTCAATGAAACATTGGAACAAACCGGAGCAGACTTTACAAAAGCAGCAGAAATTAGTGAACTTATTACAGCGAAAGAATCAGAGTTGGAACAAATGATGGAACGCTGGGAATTTTTATCACAATACGCGGAATAA
- a CDS encoding formate--tetrahydrofolate ligase produces the protein MSNKVKSDIEIASVAEILPVTTIAEHLGLDADALELYGKYKAKLSYDTIHSLKDKEQGKLVLVTAINPTPAGEGKSTVTVGLGDALSKKDKKTVIALREPSLGPTMGIKGGATGGGYAQVIPMEDINLHFTGDFHAITAANNALSAFIDNHMQQGNDLGIDGRRIVWKRVVDLNDRALRKVVVGLGGPIQGVPREDGFDITVASEIMAIICLASDLKDLKKRLSEIVIGYNYKKEPITVGEMGYEGALTLLLKDALKPNLVQTLEHTPAIVHGGPFANIAHGCNSVSATSTALKLGEYVVTEAGFGADLGAEKFLDIKVPALGKAPDCVVIVATIRALKMHGGALKTELSEENVDALAKGFTNLQKHTESIQTFGIPYVVAINKFITDSDAEVAKLEQLCEEHGIPFSLTEVWEKGGDGGLELADKVIAAVESGEEDYKRIYDDAWSIEEKLEAIVTKVYGGIGVELSSKAQKQIVEFKKYGWDRYPICMAKTQYSLSDDPTLLGRPTDFVIHIREFIPKLGAGFVVALTGDVMTMPGLPKKPAALNMDVDENGNAQGLF, from the coding sequence ATGTCAAATAAAGTGAAATCAGATATTGAAATTGCATCAGTAGCAGAAATTCTACCAGTTACGACTATCGCGGAACATTTAGGACTAGATGCAGATGCACTCGAACTTTACGGAAAGTATAAAGCAAAGTTATCCTATGATACGATTCACTCGTTAAAAGACAAGGAGCAAGGTAAACTTGTTCTTGTGACAGCTATTAATCCAACGCCAGCCGGTGAAGGTAAATCGACTGTAACAGTTGGTCTTGGCGACGCACTCTCTAAAAAAGATAAGAAAACAGTCATCGCTTTGCGGGAACCATCACTTGGACCTACAATGGGTATTAAGGGCGGGGCAACTGGTGGCGGTTATGCGCAAGTTATTCCAATGGAAGATATTAATTTACATTTTACAGGCGATTTTCATGCCATTACAGCAGCAAACAACGCTTTATCTGCGTTTATCGATAATCATATGCAACAAGGTAATGATTTAGGAATTGACGGGAGACGAATCGTTTGGAAACGTGTTGTTGATTTAAATGACCGAGCGCTTCGAAAAGTGGTCGTTGGTCTTGGTGGTCCTATTCAAGGCGTTCCTCGTGAAGATGGTTTTGATATTACAGTTGCTTCTGAAATTATGGCAATCATTTGTTTAGCAAGTGACTTAAAAGACTTAAAGAAACGCTTAAGTGAAATTGTGATTGGCTATAATTATAAAAAAGAACCAATAACTGTTGGCGAAATGGGTTATGAAGGTGCATTAACATTGCTATTAAAAGATGCGTTAAAACCTAATTTAGTGCAAACATTAGAACATACTCCAGCGATTGTACATGGTGGTCCTTTTGCTAATATTGCTCATGGTTGTAATAGTGTTTCAGCGACAAGTACTGCGCTTAAACTTGGCGAATATGTAGTAACGGAAGCTGGTTTTGGAGCAGATCTAGGAGCGGAGAAATTTTTAGATATTAAAGTTCCAGCACTTGGAAAAGCACCAGATTGTGTCGTGATTGTAGCGACAATTCGCGCACTGAAAATGCATGGTGGCGCTTTAAAAACAGAACTTAGTGAAGAAAATGTCGATGCCCTAGCAAAAGGCTTTACTAATTTACAAAAACATACGGAATCGATTCAAACATTTGGTATTCCATATGTTGTTGCCATTAATAAGTTTATTACGGATTCTGATGCGGAAGTCGCGAAATTAGAACAACTTTGCGAAGAACATGGCATTCCTTTTTCGTTAACAGAAGTGTGGGAAAAAGGCGGCGACGGTGGTCTAGAACTTGCAGATAAAGTAATCGCTGCAGTCGAAAGCGGAGAAGAGGACTATAAACGCATTTATGATGATGCTTGGTCAATAGAAGAAAAATTAGAAGCAATTGTGACGAAGGTTTACGGTGGAATTGGCGTAGAACTTTCTAGCAAGGCACAAAAACAAATTGTTGAGTTTAAAAAATACGGCTGGGATCGTTATCCAATTTGTATGGCGAAAACGCAGTATTCTTTATCGGACGACCCAACATTACTCGGTCGCCCAACTGATTTTGTGATTCATATTCGTGAATTCATTCCAAAACTTGGCGCGGGCTTCGTTGTTGCTTTAACTGGCGACGTGATGACAATGCCAGGCTTACCGAAAAAACCAGCGGCATTAAATATGGATGTCGATGAAAATGGTAACGCACAAGGTTTATTTTAA
- the mntR gene encoding transcriptional regulator MntR: MPTPSMEDYIEKIYSLIETKGYARVSDIADELFVHPSSVTKMVQKLDKDEYLIYEKYRGLILTPKGTQMGKRLLERHALLESFLSIIGVDPSHIYHDVEGIEHHLSWNSIDRIGDVVQFFENHPDALKTLKEMDPTKPDTKE; the protein is encoded by the coding sequence ATGCCAACACCTAGTATGGAAGATTATATTGAAAAAATCTATTCCCTTATTGAAACAAAAGGTTATGCCAGGGTTTCGGATATTGCTGATGAGTTATTTGTCCATCCGTCTTCTGTAACAAAAATGGTACAGAAACTAGATAAAGACGAATATTTAATCTATGAAAAATATCGTGGATTAATTTTGACGCCTAAAGGAACACAAATGGGGAAAAGGCTACTAGAAAGACATGCATTACTAGAAAGTTTTTTAAGTATAATTGGTGTAGATCCGTCCCATATTTATCATGATGTGGAAGGTATTGAACATCATTTGAGTTGGAATTCTATTGACCGAATCGGGGATGTTGTTCAGTTTTTTGAAAATCATCCAGATGCGCTTAAGACACTCAAGGAAATGGATCCAACGAAACCAGATACAAAGGAATAA
- the cspD gene encoding cold-shock protein CspD, which produces MQNGKVKWFNNEKGYGFIESDGGEDIFVHFTAIQGDGYKSLEEGQAVTFEVVEGNRGAQAANVEKA; this is translated from the coding sequence ATGCAAAATGGGAAAGTAAAATGGTTTAACAATGAAAAAGGTTACGGTTTTATCGAATCAGACGGCGGCGAAGATATTTTCGTTCACTTCACAGCGATCCAAGGTGACGGCTACAAATCTTTAGAAGAAGGCCAAGCGGTAACATTTGAAGTAGTTGAAGGTAACCGCGGCGCTCAAGCAGCCAATGTGGAAAAAGCCTAA